In Silene latifolia isolate original U9 population chromosome 3, ASM4854445v1, whole genome shotgun sequence, a single window of DNA contains:
- the LOC141649512 gene encoding uncharacterized protein LOC141649512 → MNGGSRPQWQMNNFRAAVDDCGLTDIGWEGYQFTWDNGQAGEANRQSMIDRAMCTSSWLDLFPYAKLIHLTREWSDHAPIKLLLDRRAAVVEVKRGFKFEQMWIGEEECEEAIRRGANKGQGELGAALNA, encoded by the exons ATGAATGGTGGGAGTAGACCACAGTGGCAGATGAACAATTTTCGAGCAGCTGTGGATGATTGTGGCCTAACTGATATTGGGTGGGAGGGATACCAGTTCACTTGGGACAATGGTCAAGCAGGTGAAGCGAATAGACAAAGTATGATAGATAGAGCTATGTGTACGAGCTCGTGGTTGGATCTTTTCCCGTATGCAAAACTTATTCACTTAACTCGGGAATGGTCCGATCATGCGCCAATCAAATTGCTTTTGGATAGGCGTGCTGCGGTGGTGGAGGTTAAACGTGGGTTTAAATTTGAGCAAATGTGGATTGGGGAGGAGGAGTGCGAAGAGGCGATAAGGCGAGGTGCCAATAAGGGTCAAGGGGAGCTGGGCGCGGCTCTTAATGC GTGA